Proteins encoded within one genomic window of Cucumis sativus cultivar 9930 chromosome 3, Cucumber_9930_V3, whole genome shotgun sequence:
- the LOC101212685 gene encoding calcium-binding protein CP1: MCPQLFSQISSFISYRLYFSAMCPSGTASDDRSDVASVGFRQAFEVLDADHDGKISRDDLRKFYSGGGDADEDAIGSMIAAADLNRNGVVEYEEFERVLSGGRRRSTGIMEEVFKTMDKDGDGRLSHGDLKSYMHLAGFSISDEEVTAMIRFGGGDESDGVCYEGLLKILAVDNMY, from the coding sequence ATGTGTCCACAACTTTTCTCCCAAATTTcctctttcatttcatatcGTCTCTATTTTTCAGCCATGTGCCCTTCCGGTACCGCCTCCGACGATCGTTCTGACGTTGCGTCCGTCGGTTTCCGTCAGGCATTCGAGGTACTCGACGCCGACCACGACGGAAAGATTAGCCGCGACGATCTTCGTAAATTCTACAGCGGCGGCGGCGATGCCGACGAAGATGCAATTGGGTCAATGATAGCCGCTGCGGACTTGAATCGGAACGGAGTTGTAGAGTATGAGGAGTTCGAGCGCGTATTGTCCGGGGGACGGAGGAGATCGACGGGGATTATGGAGGAGGTGTTTAAGACGATGGATAAAGATGGAGATGGACGGTTGAGCCATGGCGACTTGAAGAGCTATATGCATTTGGCTGGATTTTCGATATCTGATGAAGAGGTAACGGCGATGATTAGGTTTGGCGGTGGAGATGAATCGGACGGCGTTTGTTATGAAGGATTGCTCAAGATTTTGGCCGTTGataatatgtattaa
- the LOC101212442 gene encoding uncharacterized protein LOC101212442, whose amino-acid sequence MAAESKSSFLLLCVCVLVFVLLVVPLDSAPQAFRRDPGHPHWHHGAFHTVRDSVRNDVRRMLHSRAEVPFQVPLEVNVVLIGFNNDGAYRYSVDAHKLEEFLRASFPSHRPSCLETGEPIDIEHHLVYNAFSVGQAELIALEKALKETMIPAGNARETDFGREVPLFEVEATTVEPVFQKLYSYIFDIDNEGYSAERDRVMPIAIFIVNFDKVRMDPRNKEIDLDSLMYGKLDQLSDENMKKQEGDYIYRYRYEGGGATQVWLGSGRYVVIDLSAGPCTYGKIETEEGSVSTRTLPRLRNVLFPRGFGAATDHLTHDNFMGELAALISTTIEHVIAPDVRFETVDMTTRLLIPIIVLQNHNRYNIMEKGQNYSIDVEAIEAEVKKMIHVGQEAVIIGGSHLLHRHEKLAVAVSKAMRSHSLQETKNDGRFHVHTKVYLDGAILREEMERSADVLAAGLLEVADPSLSDKFFLRQHWTDETEVSDDSVLKHKPLWATYQSKVGKKVKKTEKKQGDLHRTYGTRVLPVFVLSLADVDSKLTMEDESLVYASKDVVIVLEHQNEKIPLSYVSETHRSHLDPSQAQRHILAGLASAVGGLSAPYERASHVHERAIVNWLWAAGCHPFGPFSNTSQVSQMLQDVALRNIIYARVDSALHRIRDTSETVQTFATEHLKTPLGEPVKGKKNKTTTELWLEKFYKKTTNLPEPFPHELVERLEKYLDNLEEQLVDLSSLLYDHRLQDAHLNSSEIFQSSIFTQQYVDFVLSEEREKMRCCSIEYKYPVQSSQNYIYGGILLAGFVVYFLVIFFSSPVR is encoded by the exons ATGGCTGCAGAATCGAAGTCAAGCTTCTTATTATTATGCGTATGTGTTTTGGTTTTCGTTTTGCTTGTAGTTCCATTGGATTCGGCACCTCAAGCTTTCAGGAGAGATCCAGGACATCCTCATTGGCATCACGGAGCCTTCCATACCGTCCGAGATAGTGTCCGAAACGATGTTCGTCGGATGCTTCATTCACGAGCTGAG GTTCCCTTTCAGGTTCCACTTGAAGTGAACGTCGTCCTTATTGGTTTCAATAACGATGGAGCCTACCGGTACTCAGTAGATGCACACAAGCTAGAAGAGTTTCTGAGAGCCAGCTTCCCGTCTCACAGGCCATCCTGCCTTGAGACTGGAGAGCCCATTGATATAGAGCATCATCTTGTATATAATGCATTTTCT GTAGGTCAGGCTGAATTGATAGCTCTTGAGAAGGCATTGAAGGAGACCATGATTCCCGCTGGAAATGCAAGAGAG ACTGATTTTGGAAGAGAGGTACCTTTGTTCGAGGTTGAAGCAACAACAGTTGAACCGGTCTTTCAGAAGTTATATTCCTATATATTTGACATTGATAATGAGGGATACTCTGCTGAGAGGGATAGAGTTATGCCAATTGCCATCTTTATTGTCAACTTCGATAAG GTCAGAATGGACCCTAGAAATAAGGAGATCGATCTTGATAGTTTAATGTATGGTAAACTTGACCAGCTAAgtgatgaaaatatgaaaaaacaagaaggTGATTACATTTATCGCTATCGATATGAAGGAGGAGGAGCAACTCAAGTTTGGCTGGGCTCTGGCAG ATATGTTGTGATTGACCTCTCAGCGGGCCCATGCACATATGGTAAAATTGAAACTGAAGAGGGAAGCGTCAGTACTAGAACTCTACCACGACTTAGGAATGTGCTATTTCCAAGAGGATTTGGTGCAGCTACTGACCATTTGACCCATGATAATTTTATGGGGGAACTTGCTGCCCTTATATCAACCACCATTGAACATGTCATAGCCCCGGATGTCAG GTTTGAAACTGTTGATATGACAACAAGATTGCTCATACCCATAATCGTCTTACAAAATCACAATCGATACAATATTATGGAGAAAGGCCAGAATTACAGTATAGATGTTGAAGCAATCGAAGCAGAG GTTAAGAAGATGATTCATGTTGGGCAAGAAGCAGTAATTATCGGTGGTTCACACTTATTACATCGGCACGAAAAGTTGGCCGTAGCTGTTTCAAAAGCAATGCGAAGCCATTCCCTACAGGAAACAAAGAATGATGGTCGTTTTCATGTTCATACCAAGGTGTATTTGGACGGTGCTATCCTTAGAGAA GAAATGGAAAGGTCCGCTGATGTGCTTGCTGCAGGTTTGCTTGAGGTGGCTGACCCATCTTTATCTGATAAATTTTTCCTTCGCCAG CACTGGACGGATGAAACTGAAGTTTCAGATGATTCAGTACTGAAGCATAAGCCTCTTTGGGCTACATATCAATCAAAAGTTGGCAAGAAGGTgaagaaaactgaaaaaaagCAGGGGGATTTGCACCGAACTTATGGAACTAGGGTGCTTCCAGT TTTTGTCCTATCATTGGCTGATGTTGATTCAAAACTCACGATGGAGGATGAAAGCCTGGTTTATGCAAGCAAAGATGTTGTAATCGTACTTGAGCATCAAAATGAGAAGATTCCTCTTAG TTATGTTTCTGAAACACATAGAAGCCATTTAGATCCATCGCAGGCACAACGTCATATATTGGCTGGGCTTGCTTCAGCTGTTGGTGGTTTGAGTGCACCTTATGAGAGGGCTTCTCATGTTCATGAGAGGGCAATTGTAAATTGGCTCTGGGCAGCTGGTTGTCATCCATTTGGCCCGTTCTCGAACACATCTCAAGTCAGTCAAATGCTTCAAGATGTTGCATTG AGGAACATCATATATGCACGTGTAGACTCAGCTCTTCACCGAATCCGAGATACATCAGAG ACTGTCCAAACCTTTGCAACAGAACATCTAAAAACTCCACTTGGTGAACCAGTGAAAGGCAAGAAGAACAAGACAACTACCGAGTTGTGGTTGGAGAAGTTCTATAAAAAAACCACCAACTTACCTGAACCTTTCCCCCACGAATTGGTCGAGCGACTCGAGAAATACTTGGAT AACCTTGAGGAACAGCTCGTAGATCTCTCATCACTATTGTATGACCATCGTTTACAAGATGCACATTTGAATAGTTCAGAAATTTTCCAAAGCTCCATTTTCACCCAGCA GTACGTGGATTTCGTATTGAGTGAAGAGAGGGAGAAGATGAGATGCTGCAGCATTGAGTACAAATATCCAGTGCAATCTTCTCAAAATTACATCTATGGAGGAATTCTTCTAGCTGGGTTTGTTGTTTACTTTCTTGTTATCTTCTTCTCATCACCAGTGCGCTAA
- the LOC101216051 gene encoding GDSL esterase/lipase At4g16230: protein MDMVFVNKNTVLGILCFTLFTLFGTCFSRAFTANFVFGDSLVEVGNNNYIPSLSRANYVPNGIDFGRPTGRFTNGRTIVDIIGQELGFKTFTPPYMAPSTTGRVILRGINYASGSAGILNNTGKIFIARINMDAQIDNFANTRQDIITMIGLHSAIDLLRTSIFSITIGSNDFINNYFTPVLSDSGHRLIPPELFVGSMISRYRLQLTRLYNLGARRIVVVNVGPIGCIPYQRDSNPSLGNNCANSPNLMAQLFNSQLRGLLTELGSRFQDGNFLYADAFHIVQDIVQNHASYGFENADSACCHIAGRYGGLFPCGPPSSVCVDRSKYVFWDSFHPSEAANSIIAGRLLNGDAVDIWPINIRELERLN, encoded by the exons ATGGATATGGTGTTTGTTAACAAAAACACTGTTTTGGGTATCCTATGTTTTACTCTATTTACCTTGTTTGGAACTTGTTTCTCTAGAGCTTTTACAGCTAATTTTGTGTTTGGGGATTCATTGGTAGAGGTTGGAAACAACAACTACATTCCATCACTCTCCCGGGCCAACTATGTCCCAAATGGTATCGATTTTGGAAGGCCAACTGGTCGGTTCACAAATGGGCGAACCATTGTTGACATAATAG GTCAGGAGCTTGGGTTCAAGACATTCACTCCCCCATACATGGCACCTTCCACGACTGGACGGGTGATTCTTCGAGGCATCAACTATGCTTCTGGTTCAGCTGGAATCTTAAACAACACAGGAAAAATCTTT ATTGCTCGAATCAACATGGATGCACAAATTGATAACTTCGCAAATACCAGACAAGATATCATCACCATGATTGGCCTTCATTCTGCCATTGATTTGCTTAGAACCTCCATTTTCTCCATAACCATTGGTTCAAATGACTTCATTAATAACTACTTTACACCAGTCCTCTCTGATTCAGGACACCGGTTGATTCCTCCAGAGTTGTTTGTTGGCTCCATGATTTCGAGATACAGACTCCAACTTACA AGACTCTACAATCTAGGAGCTAGAAGGATTGTAGTGGTTAACGTCGGACCAATTGGATGCATTCCTTATCAGAGAGATTCAAATCCTTCGTTAGGAAACAACTGCGCAAATTCCCCTAACCTAATGGCTCAGTTATTCAACAGCCAATTAAGAGGTCTACTCACAGAGCTCGGATCACGATTTCAAGATGGGAATTTCCTTTACGCAGATGCATTTCACATCGTTCAAGATATTGTTCAGAATCACGCATCATACG GGTTTGAGAATGCTGACTCGGCGTGCTGCCATATCGCCGGTCGCTACGGTGGTCTTTTTCCCTGTGGACCGCCATCGAGCGTGTGTGTGGACAGGTCGAAGTACGTGTTTTGGGATTCATTTCATCCTTCTGAAGCTGCGAACTCCATCATCGCCGGGCGGCTCTTGAACGGCGACGCCGTTGATATTTGGCCTATCAATATTAGAGAACTTGAAcgtcttaattaa